ttttatttgctttaggttacattttagtcacttacgttatcatgttataacattttagttactaagcCATTAACAGAGTAACAGTAAGCTAAGGTAGCaggttaaatcatcattttaaatgaaaattttaggtgaAATTCTACAATTGATCCTTATATTTtctcattttgagcaatttagtttttttcttttatgttcttttaacttttctttttttctttttaatttcccattctcttctgcttctccttctgtttctctcatttttttcatttattttaacgtagtttttctatatttttcatttgttaaaactagtccacaAGCTTACCTTactcgaaaaaattaaattgttaaaaaaaataaaaatataaggactagttttaataaatagaaaatatagaaaaactacgttaaaagaaatggaaaaaggagaAAAACAGAGgaagaagcagaagagaatggaaaaaaaaagaaagttaaaaaaataaaagaaaaaaattaaattgctcaaaacgaaaaaatatggGGACTGATTGCATaagttaacctaaaatttttatttgaaatgatagtTTAACATGCCACGTCAGCTTACTGTTACATCGTTAACGAAAATTAACGGCTCAGTGGCTAAAATGTTACAACgcaataacataagtgactaaaacataacatttcaaacataagtgactaaatatAACCTAaagtaaacaaaagtgactaaatATAACATGAggaaaacaaaagtgactattttgatagtttacctaaaatttataaaaattataaaaattataaaattaataaagcatatttaaaatattgaaatattataaaacttataaataataaaaatctaataaattataatattattaaaaattagaaaaattagaGATTATAAAAAAAGTTATTTAAATCCTTAAAAGCATAATGAACACATGACATTAGACCAATATTTGGATAATGAGAATAGTCATCAAATTATTAGGATCattttcatgttgaataaaatattcTCAATCCTATGCAAATAAAACAATAATTGCGGGACCCTTTCattttttcaataaattatttttgtaaatttttatcTCTAATTTTCTAAGTATAGTCCAGTAGTTTGGATTTATTAAGTTGAAAATTGTATGCTAAGTATGATATAAGGTAGTTTGGATTTATTAAGTTGAAAATTGTATGCTAACTATTGTATGATATAAGGTATTTTTGGTACAGTTAGAAACTATCAACTAAAGTTTCGTTATCCAATAATTGCAAATATTAGTATATTACTATAAAATATTCGACCAAGATTTTTAGAATTAGATCGATAATTGAACCAATCAGGCCATTAATTCTACTAGTTCAATTGATCCAtatagtttaattaaataaatcattaaaattttaaaaataaaaagtatttaaAAAGCCCAGTTACTTAAAAATTTGGtaaaaatgtttttgacaatttttgaaaataagtatGATTTTAAATGCTTAGTTGTTTTCATAGTCCAATTAGTAAGATATGATACTTTGTATCCGAATTCTTCGATCGGGTGAGGTATAAGGTGttataataatagtaatttatttacttagaataaattttaatttttggaaattacgatatttattgatttttattgagAGAATTACTTTCATATTGAAAGTAAGTTTCATATTCTGTGTTTGGTTTTTTCATATTCTGTGTTTGGTTCGTATTACTTGAGCCCACACTCGACGGATTTTGTAGTACAAGAATAGTAGAGAATGTCATCGGTTGAAAGTCAGGATCGACTTGAATTCATCTTGCACAAAAcacaattattttttaataaaagtttattactataaaaatcacaaatcaagtcgattttgaaaatttttaaactttcactataaatataaattatttttttaaccaGATTTttccaacaattcttgaatttcCAAATAGCTTGTAGACATCTGAGACTCCTACGATGCGAAGGACTCATGGCTAATGTTTCCTGTGAGATATTGGTGCAATTGAAGGCTTTTCCCATAATTTGCTAGCAATTATAAGGGCTTACGAACTCTTCGGATTGCTTTCTTGAACTTGCAAGAAGGGAATTGTAAAACTTTCATCTCACACCTTGATGCTCAAGTTAAACatattgaagaaagaaaagagatAAACCATATGATTTGGGGACTTACGAGATGGTTATAAATGGTGAAGGTGCTTGCCATTTATAAGATGATTGGTGACAACTAGAGAGCCAAATGTTACGGTCTTATTAAGGGCTTAATAGGTGGTAGGTGTCAATTTCGTGTTGGAAGCTTAGGGTGCACGAGATTCTTTGTTGAGCATTGAAATAGGGGATTTCTCTCCAACATTCCAGCGTGGGCCTTCTTAACTTGTGGTCTTCTTCTTTGGGCCACCTTATGTGATGTTGATAATGTAGTCTCAAATATGGGGACTCAAAGATCTGGAGTCTGAGTTGTACAACTACCAATTATTTGGTATTGATTATGATTTGGTCATATATTCTTAAATTgtgtttataaaattaaaaaattttaaaaaaaataggatCCAAATAATTATTTGCTTGTTATCCGTTCAGTCTTCAAATAATCAAATGTTATGTATTCGATAATTTGAAATCGTaagattaaaatttcaaattaaaatataaaattagatGCAAACATAATCTGAACTTGTTAGGTACTTCCGTTCCACTCGACTCAAGTTTGTTTAAAATCTATGTTGGATAAGGTAAAAGTACAAAGCAAGCAAATCTATGAGTATACTCTGTAAATCAAAATGCTTATCAAAAGCTTGTGAGTGCCTGAATTGTTGAGACTTTGCTTCATTCAAGCATGTCCTCAGCCCTGCTTTTCACTTCTCCTCCACCGCCAGCACCCTCCATAAACCGTAGCACTCTCTCATTCGCCGCCGTCACCAACTTTCCACCATCACCAGACAAGCTAGCTCTTCTTTTAGATAAATCCAGCTCCATCCATCACTTGCTCCAAATCCACGCAGCTCTTCTCCGCCACGGCCTTCATCAACACCCCATcctaaatttcaagcttcaacGCTCTTACTCTTCTCGAGGCCGTCTCGACTATTCACTTGCTCTCTTCAATCGAACTCTCAACCCCAACATCTTTTTCTACACTTCTATCATTAACGCCCACGCCCTCCATGGTCTCTCCCAAGAAGCTTTATTTATCTATACGCAAATGTTATTTGAAGGTGTGCAGCCTAACGAGTTCACTTTCTCTTCCATATTGAAATCTTGTTCTCTTGAACATGGAAAAATGCTTCATTCTCAAGTTATCAAACTTGGGTTTGATTCAGATTTGTATGTAAAGACAGGTCTAGTCGATGTTTACGCGAGAGGGGGTGACGTTGGGTCCGCCCGTCTCGTGTTCGAGAGAATGCCCGAGAAGAGTTTAGTTTCTTTGACCACGATGCTAACTTGTTACGCGAAACACGGGGAGCTTAAGGAGGCAAGGTTGCTGTTTGATGGAATGGTGAAGAAGGATGTGGTATGTTGGAATGTGATGATCGATGGGTATACTCAACATGGAATGCCTAAGGAAGCTTTGGTGCTTTTCAGGCGAATGTTGGCAGCGAAATCTAGGCCTAATGAAATCACTATACTGACTGTTTTATCAGCTTGTGGTCAGCTTGGAGCTTTAGAGTCAGGCAGATGGCTTCATTCCTATATGCAAAATAATGATATTCAAGTGAGTGTTCGTGTTGCTACTGCTTTGATTGACATGTATAGCAAATGTGGGAGCCTGGAGGATGCGAGATTAGTGTTCGATAGGATTCATTATAAGGATGTTGTTGCATGGAATTCGATGATTATAGGGTATGCCTTGCACGGGTTCAGCCAAGATGCATTGGAGTTGTTTCATGAAATGTGCAGGATTGGTTTGCGCCCTACTGATATTACTTTCATTGGTGTTTTGGGTGCATGTAGTCACGCTGGTTTGGTCAAAGAGGGATGGAGTTTTTTCAATGCAATGAGAGAGGAGTATGAGATCGAACCCAAGATCGAACATTATGGATGCATGGTAAACCTTCTTGGTCGTGCTGGTCGATTAGAAGAGGCATATGAGCTTGTGAAGAACATGAAGGTAGAGCCCGATCCCATCTTGTGGGGAGCTTTGCTTGGGGCATGTAGGTTACATGGTAATCTTGAATTGGGAGAGAAAATAGCAGAGTATCTTGTCAGCCACAATCTTGCTAATTCAGGGACTTATATTCTTCTTTCCAACATGTATGCTGCGAAAGGCGATTGGGAAGAGGTGGCGAGGATAAGGACCTTGATGAAAGACAGTGGGGTGCAGAAGGAGCCTGGTTGTAGCTCAATTGAAGTGCACAATAGGGTTCATGAGTTCCTTGCTGGGGATTTGAAACATCCAAAAACCAAAGAAATATATGAGATGTTAGAGGAAATAAATGGTTGGCTCAAAGCTCATGGTTACACCCCACAAACAGAGATTGTACTACATGACATAGGGGATGAACAAAAAGAGCAGTCACTTGAAGTTCACAGTGAGAAGCTGGCGCTTGCATATGGTCTTATCAGCACTCAACCGGGGACCCCTATCAAGATTGTAAAAAACCTCCGGGTGTGTTCGGATTGCCATGCTGTGACCA
This window of the Gossypium arboreum isolate Shixiya-1 chromosome 12, ASM2569848v2, whole genome shotgun sequence genome carries:
- the LOC108476948 gene encoding pentatricopeptide repeat-containing protein ELI1, chloroplastic, coding for MSSALLFTSPPPPAPSINRSTLSFAAVTNFPPSPDKLALLLDKSSSIHHLLQIHAALLRHGLHQHPILNFKLQRSYSSRGRLDYSLALFNRTLNPNIFFYTSIINAHALHGLSQEALFIYTQMLFEGVQPNEFTFSSILKSCSLEHGKMLHSQVIKLGFDSDLYVKTGLVDVYARGGDVGSARLVFERMPEKSLVSLTTMLTCYAKHGELKEARLLFDGMVKKDVVCWNVMIDGYTQHGMPKEALVLFRRMLAAKSRPNEITILTVLSACGQLGALESGRWLHSYMQNNDIQVSVRVATALIDMYSKCGSLEDARLVFDRIHYKDVVAWNSMIIGYALHGFSQDALELFHEMCRIGLRPTDITFIGVLGACSHAGLVKEGWSFFNAMREEYEIEPKIEHYGCMVNLLGRAGRLEEAYELVKNMKVEPDPILWGALLGACRLHGNLELGEKIAEYLVSHNLANSGTYILLSNMYAAKGDWEEVARIRTLMKDSGVQKEPGCSSIEVHNRVHEFLAGDLKHPKTKEIYEMLEEINGWLKAHGYTPQTEIVLHDIGDEQKEQSLEVHSEKLALAYGLISTQPGTPIKIVKNLRVCSDCHAVTKLISKITGRKIVMRDRNRFHHFVNGSCSCGDYW